The Nitrospirota bacterium genomic interval AGACAATAACTGCAAGAATTACGATAAAGGGGGATAAGATGACCATTAAATTCACGGATACAGGTGAGGTTGAGATATATAGAAAAGAGAGATGAACTTGTAAATTATAGCTTTATAGATTCCCCCGCCTTTTATTTCTTTGCCTTTTCTCGCATATCCTCAGCAACCTCTTTTATTTCAGTAAGATCACGCTGCATTTCGCTCCAACCGTACCATAAAGCATAGTCGGGATTAGCATGGAAAGTCCCCTGGAATGTTCTCATTCTGTGCTTCAGGAACATAATAAACAGTTTCTGTTCAATTACAGTCGGCGCATCATGGAATGTCAGCAAATCAGGAGAGGCATGAATATATTTCAACGGCTTTTTTAATATTCCATCTTTATAAAGATCAGTAACAATACGCAGAGCCTTTGCCATCAACCTATCAGCTTCTCGTATCATTTTATCACCCTTTTCAAGTTCGGCTGTTGCAAATCTTGATGAATGGCATTTTGTGCATACATTAATCATTCTGTCTCTCTCATGTTGCCAGTCTTCTTGAGTTAATCGCACAACATCTGCTGATTTGACAATAGCAAGCCTTGCTGTTGGATTACCATTTGGATCGAGCACTCCAAGACCCTTGAGGATGGTGGTTCGATCAGATGCCCATTCTTTGTCCTCTGGCATCGGAAGCCTCACAGCAAGAAAGCCCCATGCAGTTCTTACCGCATGATTACCATCTTGCATATGGCACATCTGGCAGGTAGGAGCAGCAACACTTTCAGGAAGTATCCCGTTCTGCTTCAGTAGAAAACGAACACCATGCTTGGAAGATGAATACATCTCCCACTGGGGATGGTCAATACCCATATGACACGTCTGACATGCCTGTGGTTGCATTGCCTCTTTAACTGAGAAGGTATGCCTCGTGTGACAGACATCACAAGAAGCGATACCGAAGCCACCTATTTCTTTCAGTCCCTTTATTTCTTCTTCTGACTTTAAGCCAATACGATGGCATCCACCACAGCCCTTTTTCCCTTCCATCAGGGTCATAGGTTGCCAGTGTGCAGTTGGCATAGCCCATTGGGCAGCCCATGCATATGCATGTTTTCCCTTTTTAAATTGATGAACCTGCAACTCATGGCATGAGGCACAAACATCAGGAGTTTGACTCTTTACATTTGCAACATCCTGAGCAGACTTATGCTTATCCCCATGGCATGTATCACAGCTTACATTGTTCTTACTGTGCTTACTGTTCTCCCAATCAGAGACTATATTAGGCTGTAACTTTTTGTGACATTCAATACATTGCTGAGCAAAAACAGCATACGGCAAAAGAATAATCAGACAGATTATAAAAAAAACTCGTGCTCTAAAATTATTCATAATTCCCCCTTACAATTTATTGATAATATAAAATTATATCAAAACATCTTCCTTTAACAAATCAAACTGCGCTGTAATCTTGTTTTCAATAACACATTGAAGCATTTCGAGTTCATCAGCCTCGAACCATGTAATATTACAAATCTTACAGTGATCAATTTCGATCAGATATGCAAGGCTGTAAAAAGTCCTTAACATAGGGTTCTTACATTTCGGGCATAAAGTTAAAGCTCTCGCAATCACATCTTTTCCTTTCAATTTCTTTATGGTAAATTTCTTTTGGTTATCTGCTATTATAGCTCTTGCCAGTAATTTTATCCTCTCAGCGCATTCTTTTTCTTTTCTAACTATTATTCTTGGAATCCTGGTATCTTCGACCAGGGTTCCTCTACAGAATATACACTGATATACTTTAGTCCTTTCATAAGGTATCTCAATAAGTGGTTGTCTGCATAAAGGACACTGGAATGCTGAGGGCTCTCGTTTACTCTTATTAATCTGGTTTTTGAACATTAAACCAAATAAAGGATTTTCTGAA includes:
- a CDS encoding cytochrome C; translation: MNNFRARVFFIICLIILLPYAVFAQQCIECHKKLQPNIVSDWENSKHSKNNVSCDTCHGDKHKSAQDVANVKSQTPDVCASCHELQVHQFKKGKHAYAWAAQWAMPTAHWQPMTLMEGKKGCGGCHRIGLKSEEEIKGLKEIGGFGIASCDVCHTRHTFSVKEAMQPQACQTCHMGIDHPQWEMYSSSKHGVRFLLKQNGILPESVAAPTCQMCHMQDGNHAVRTAWGFLAVRLPMPEDKEWASDRTTILKGLGVLDPNGNPTARLAIVKSADVVRLTQEDWQHERDRMINVCTKCHSSRFATAELEKGDKMIREADRLMAKALRIVTDLYKDGILKKPLKYIHASPDLLTFHDAPTVIEQKLFIMFLKHRMRTFQGTFHANPDYALWYGWSEMQRDLTEIKEVAEDMREKAKK